In Daphnia magna isolate NIES linkage group LG5, ASM2063170v1.1, whole genome shotgun sequence, a single genomic region encodes these proteins:
- the LOC116922860 gene encoding uncharacterized protein LOC116922860 isoform X1, producing the protein MPYQQMENNNDHVYDARIESEKVGMADAPAKQYLVRRSKRLPWWLWISIAHALGIRIQPNDRVVLAGVLYTSTIISALVLVVSTGTYVIAQVVHTHAGDLKLNQSTILMNGDKSMGLSRETHRTDVMDGIAMVSLTVFWCLLGLYSKNLAYRLYNSSKFLEMVRLHAKTVLKVNAAFVFFLLMTSFVAVHNISAYYTWYADQETCAAAGITPILCQIRFIAMCIFSVFAILWNSLVGIVLLSVCRTNTMGIRRFIQDLERDAVIYERQRFGPNTSLSDMLWLNDGDADQSSDGEVEKKLRRRHTASTSNNNEPTPTDGPSEKRSPREPETTVTRSPQRTVLELHDVASPDNLHNNVPEARQNANEDQVKPMSTAVVLQRYWKLSCATRVSSVMFQRWTTCVTTLCLAWVTIGLVEWLSNTPHPLQVAQVCIPMMILPLLCAAYAEVNGEGKRLLKCIYPMEQRLHALYVMWQSPPQMTVFGMNITYGAMGTAAAGLLLALMTRVVLKQLGGGSS; encoded by the exons ATGCCCTACCAACAAATGGAGAACAACAACGAT CATGTTTATGACGCGAGAATTGAATCGGAAAAGGTTGGCATGGCTGACGCTCCTGCCAAACAATATCTAGTCCGAAGATCCAAACGGCTGCCTTGGTGGCTATGGATCTCTATCGCTCACGCACTGGGTATCAGGATTCAACCCAACGATCGCGTTGTTTTGGCTGGCGTGCTATACACATCAACAATCATTTCGGCTCTAG TGTTGGTGGTCTCCACTGGTACTTACGTCATCGCCCAAGTTGTTCACACACATGCTGGCGATCTGAAGCTTAACCAATCGACGATTTTAATGAACGGGGATAAATCAATGGGACTTTCTCGGGAGACACATCGCACCGACGTCATGGACG GGATTGCCATGGTGTCCCTGACCGTCTTCTGGTGCCTATTGGGCCTCTATTCAAAAAATTTGGCGTATCGTTTGTACAATTCGTCCAAGTTTCTCGAAATGGTCCGTCTACACGCTAAA ACGGTATTGAAAGTCAACGCGGCCTTCGTTTTCTTCCTGTTGATGACGTCGTTCGTTGCCGTTCACAACATTTCGGCATACTACACTTGGTATGCAGACCAGGAAACGTGTGCAGCAG CTGGCATCACGCCCATTCTCTGCCAGATTCGTTTCATCGCCATGTGCATTTTCTCCGTTTTCGCTATTCTCTGGAATTCGCTAGTTGGCATTG TTCTTTTATCAGTTTGCCGAACTAATACAATGG GCATTCGCCGATTCATCCAAGACTTGGAAAGAGATGCTGTCATCTACGAGCGTCAACGTTTCGGACCGAATACTTCTCTCAGTG ATATGTTATGGCTAAATGATGGCGATGCCGATCAATCGTCAGATGGCGAAGTCGAGAAAAAACTACGTAGGCGTCATACTGCCTCAACGAGCAACAATAACGAGCCAACACCCACGGACGGACCTTCAGA AAAGAGATCTCCCAGAGAGCCGGAAACGACTGTTACACGATCCCCACAAAGAACGGTGCTGGAATTGCATGACGTTGCATCTCCTGACAATCTTCATAATAACGTGCCAGAGGCCAGGCAAAATGCAAACGAAGACCAAGTCAAGCCCATGTCGACGGCAGTTGTGCTACAAAGATATTGGAAATTATCG TGCGCTACGCGTGTATCGTCCGTAATGTTTCAGCGTTGGACCACCTGTGTCACCACACTGTGTTTAGCATGGGTAACAATAGGCTTAGTTGAATGGCTATCGAACACGCCTCACCCACTTCAAGTCGCTCAG GTGTGTATACCAATGATGATCTTACCTTTACTGTGCGCCGCCTACGCGGAAGTCAACGGCGAGGGCAAGCGATTATTAAAG TGCATTTACCCTATGGAACAAAGGTTGCACGCTCTGTACGTCATGTGGCAATCTCCACCACAAATGACTGTTTTCG GGATGAATATTACTTACGGTGCCATGGGAACAGCTGCTGCTGGACTACTGTTAGCGTTGATGACGCGCGTCGTCCTGAAACAGTTGGGCGGAGGCAGCTCGTAA
- the LOC116922860 gene encoding uncharacterized protein LOC116922860 isoform X2, with amino-acid sequence MPYQQMENNNDVGMADAPAKQYLVRRSKRLPWWLWISIAHALGIRIQPNDRVVLAGVLYTSTIISALVLVVSTGTYVIAQVVHTHAGDLKLNQSTILMNGDKSMGLSRETHRTDVMDGIAMVSLTVFWCLLGLYSKNLAYRLYNSSKFLEMVRLHAKTVLKVNAAFVFFLLMTSFVAVHNISAYYTWYADQETCAAAGITPILCQIRFIAMCIFSVFAILWNSLVGIVLLSVCRTNTMGIRRFIQDLERDAVIYERQRFGPNTSLSDMLWLNDGDADQSSDGEVEKKLRRRHTASTSNNNEPTPTDGPSEKRSPREPETTVTRSPQRTVLELHDVASPDNLHNNVPEARQNANEDQVKPMSTAVVLQRYWKLSCATRVSSVMFQRWTTCVTTLCLAWVTIGLVEWLSNTPHPLQVAQVCIPMMILPLLCAAYAEVNGEGKRLLKCIYPMEQRLHALYVMWQSPPQMTVFGMNITYGAMGTAAAGLLLALMTRVVLKQLGGGSS; translated from the exons ATGCCCTACCAACAAATGGAGAACAACAACGAT GTTGGCATGGCTGACGCTCCTGCCAAACAATATCTAGTCCGAAGATCCAAACGGCTGCCTTGGTGGCTATGGATCTCTATCGCTCACGCACTGGGTATCAGGATTCAACCCAACGATCGCGTTGTTTTGGCTGGCGTGCTATACACATCAACAATCATTTCGGCTCTAG TGTTGGTGGTCTCCACTGGTACTTACGTCATCGCCCAAGTTGTTCACACACATGCTGGCGATCTGAAGCTTAACCAATCGACGATTTTAATGAACGGGGATAAATCAATGGGACTTTCTCGGGAGACACATCGCACCGACGTCATGGACG GGATTGCCATGGTGTCCCTGACCGTCTTCTGGTGCCTATTGGGCCTCTATTCAAAAAATTTGGCGTATCGTTTGTACAATTCGTCCAAGTTTCTCGAAATGGTCCGTCTACACGCTAAA ACGGTATTGAAAGTCAACGCGGCCTTCGTTTTCTTCCTGTTGATGACGTCGTTCGTTGCCGTTCACAACATTTCGGCATACTACACTTGGTATGCAGACCAGGAAACGTGTGCAGCAG CTGGCATCACGCCCATTCTCTGCCAGATTCGTTTCATCGCCATGTGCATTTTCTCCGTTTTCGCTATTCTCTGGAATTCGCTAGTTGGCATTG TTCTTTTATCAGTTTGCCGAACTAATACAATGG GCATTCGCCGATTCATCCAAGACTTGGAAAGAGATGCTGTCATCTACGAGCGTCAACGTTTCGGACCGAATACTTCTCTCAGTG ATATGTTATGGCTAAATGATGGCGATGCCGATCAATCGTCAGATGGCGAAGTCGAGAAAAAACTACGTAGGCGTCATACTGCCTCAACGAGCAACAATAACGAGCCAACACCCACGGACGGACCTTCAGA AAAGAGATCTCCCAGAGAGCCGGAAACGACTGTTACACGATCCCCACAAAGAACGGTGCTGGAATTGCATGACGTTGCATCTCCTGACAATCTTCATAATAACGTGCCAGAGGCCAGGCAAAATGCAAACGAAGACCAAGTCAAGCCCATGTCGACGGCAGTTGTGCTACAAAGATATTGGAAATTATCG TGCGCTACGCGTGTATCGTCCGTAATGTTTCAGCGTTGGACCACCTGTGTCACCACACTGTGTTTAGCATGGGTAACAATAGGCTTAGTTGAATGGCTATCGAACACGCCTCACCCACTTCAAGTCGCTCAG GTGTGTATACCAATGATGATCTTACCTTTACTGTGCGCCGCCTACGCGGAAGTCAACGGCGAGGGCAAGCGATTATTAAAG TGCATTTACCCTATGGAACAAAGGTTGCACGCTCTGTACGTCATGTGGCAATCTCCACCACAAATGACTGTTTTCG GGATGAATATTACTTACGGTGCCATGGGAACAGCTGCTGCTGGACTACTGTTAGCGTTGATGACGCGCGTCGTCCTGAAACAGTTGGGCGGAGGCAGCTCGTAA